Proteins co-encoded in one Amia ocellicauda isolate fAmiCal2 chromosome 11, fAmiCal2.hap1, whole genome shotgun sequence genomic window:
- the LOC136763208 gene encoding vesicle transport protein SEC20, with protein sequence MAASPDVHVRICGQEIIKYDLEIKALIQDIRECPGPQTVLTDLNSKVKEKFNRLRLRIQDLEQMAKEQDKESDKLAILQETEAHRKQMLSNQTAWRKANLSCKLAIDYLEKDELLQGGDSSVRQRKTTKESLAQSTSGITESLMSISRMMSQQVQQSEETVGSLATSSRTVLETNEEFKAMTGTIQLGRKLITKYNRREFTDKLLIYLAVALFVATVLYILKKRLFPFL encoded by the exons ATGGCCGCTTCTCCGGATGTTCATGTCCGTATTTGTGGACAAGAAATAATCAAATACGATTTGGAAATTAAAGCGCTCATTCAG GACATCAGAGAATGCCCGGGTCCACAGACCGTGCTCACGGATTTAAACTCCAAAGTGAAGGAGAAATTCAACCGGCTCAGACTGAGGATccag GATCTGGAGCAGATGGCCAAAGAGCAGGATAAGGAGTCGGACAAGCTCGCTATATTGCAGGAAACGGAAGCTCATCGCAAGCAAATGCTGAG TAACCAGACAGCCTGGAGGAAAGCTAATTTGTCATGCAAACTTGCCATTGATTATCTAGAGAAGGATGAACTGCTACAAGGTGGAGACTCTTCAGTGAGGCAGAG AAAGACCACAAAGGAGAGCTTGGCCCAGAGCACCAGCGGCATCACGGAGAGTTTGATGAGCATCAGCAGGATGATGTCGCAGCAAGTCCAGCAGAGCGAGGAGACCGTGGGCAGCCTGG CCACTTCCTCAAGGACAGTGCTGGAGACCAACGAGGAGTTTAAGGCCATGACAGGGACCATTCAGCTGGGACGCAAGCTGATCACAAAATACAACCGGAGGGAGTTTACTGACAAGCTGCTTATTTACCTGGCTGTGGCTCTGTTTGTGGCCACAGTgctgtacattttaaagaaaaggCTCTTCCCCTTCCTCtag
- the crebrf gene encoding CREB3 regulatory factor isoform X1, giving the protein MGSLKPSISGMDPPFGDAFQNYSFADQALTSTDLLASSSDPDFMYELDRDMTCRQSPRGNIMSVGDCKEMEGMDHFTEVDNDPTCNSNFEHWDTYWEDLTKYTKLTNCDIWGTKEVDFLGLDDFSSPYQDEEVIGKTPTLAQLNSEDSQPVCDTLYHPDLILGQKPHTLTPSINRKKASCRLAASSSTMGRNPLPDYAEGVQKATRPVPSSTETISKAQAQNPKVMSLTSDSKDYVRKAKVRINAAPRRPMMDAAPAQANLTIDSSFAENRNTPVPTTNAATATTTAAAAAATAAAAAATTASPTPSAAATAVASAVEDKKLEKPRVEVAPVLEFSAPAVVSRELFPAAGGSQELFPPGTLGSAEASLKKEEEHNYSLFVTEAKPAGREEPEMEEEEEEEEEEEEEEEEEEEEEEEVDEPDEPDLEEEDHDEGFGSEHELSENEEEEEEEEDYEDDKDDDMSDTFSEQGCDNDAVEDMKGVTAGFSRKRGKRRYFWEYSEQLTPSKQERMLKPSEWDRDTLPSNMYQRNGLHHGKYTVKKSRRTDVEDLTPNPRKLLQIGNELRKLNKVISDLTPVSELPLTARPRSRKEKNKLASRACRLKKKAQYEANKVKLWGLNTEYDRILFVINAIKEEIVSRVQNLRGDKGTKMVEKLDQLIKETLVRSPVASQTSEFVNQILENTARGDPTGGLVGLRVPTSKV; this is encoded by the exons CCTAGCATAAGTGGAATGGATCCTCCTTTTGGGGATGCCTTTCAGAACTACAGCTTTGCTGACCAGGCACTGACCAGCACTGATCTACTGGCGAGCAGCTCCGATCCTGATTTCATGTATGAACTG GACCGAGATATGACTTGCAGACAGAGTCCGAGAGGCAACATCATGTCTGTGGGGGACTGCAAAGAGATGGAAGGCATGGACCACTTTACAGAGGTGGACAACGACCCCACTTGCAACTCCAATTTCGAACACTGGGACACGTACTGGGAGGACTTGACCAAGTACACCAAGCTGACCAACTGCGACATCTGGGGGACGAAGGAGGTGGATTTCCTGGGTCTGGATGACTTCTCCAGCCCTTACCAGGATGAAGAGGTGATTGGGAAGACGCCCACCTTGGCGCAGCTCAACAGCGAGGACTCCCAGCCTGTGTGCGACACCCTCTACCACCCCGACCTGatcctgggtcagaagccgcataCCCTCACTCCTTCCATCAACAGGAAGAAGGCGAGCTGCAGGCTGGCAGCCTCCAGCTCCACGATGGGCAGGAACCCGCTGCCAGATTACGCAGAGGGCGTGCAGAAAGCTACCAGGCCTGTGCCTTCCAGCACGGAGACAATCTCCAAGGCTCAGGCCCAGAACCCCAAGGTGATGTCGCTGACCTCGGACAGCAAGGACTATGTGCGCAAGGCCAAGGTCAGGATTAATGCGGCTCCCCGCAGACCGATGATGGATGCCGCTCCTGCACAGGCCAACCTCACCATCGACTCCTCATTCGCTGAGAACCGCAACACACCTGTTCCTACCACCAATGCAGCTACAGCCACCACCactgctgctgccgctgctgctactgctgctgctgcagctgcCACCACGGCCTCCCCCACTCCTTCTGCTGCGGCCACAGCAGTGGCTTCAGCCGTGGAGGACAAGAAGTTGGAAAAGCCCAGGGTGGAGGTGGCCCCAGTTCTGGAATTCAGTGCCCCAGCCGTGGTCTCCCGAGAACTGTTTCCAGCAGCAGGGGGCAGTCAGGAGCTTTTTCCTCCGGGCACCCTGGGGAGTGCTGAGGCCTCCCTGAAAAAGGAGGAAGAGCACAACTACTCCCTGTTCGTCACAGAGGCCAAGCCGGCCGGCAGAGAGGAGCCGGAgatggaagaagaagaagaggaggaggaggaggaggaggaggaagaggaggaggaggaggaggaggaggaagaggtggATGAGCCAGATGAGCCAGACTTGGAGGAGGAGGACCATGATGAGGGCTTCGGCAGCGAGCACGAGCTGTCTGagaatgaggaggaggaggaagaagaggaggattATGAGGACGATAAGGACGATGACATGAGCGACACCTTTTCCGAACAAG GGTGTGACAATGACGCAGTGGAGGACATGAAGGGTGTGACGGCAGGTTTCTCCAGGAAGAGGGGCAAGCGCCGATACTTCTGGGAGTACAGCGAGCAGCTCACCCCCTCCAAGCAGGAGCGGATGCTAAAGCCCTCTGAGTGGGACAGAGACACATTGCCTAGCAACATGTACCAGAGGAATGGCCTGCATCACG GAAAGTACACGGTCAAGAAATCCCGCCGCACGGATGTGGAAGACCTCACTCCCAACCCCAGGAAGCTGCTCCAAATTGGGAACGAGCTGCGCAAGCTCAACAAGGTGATTAGTGACCTGACTCCAGTGAGCGAGCTCCCGCTGACCGCCCGGCCACGCTCCCGCAAGGAGAAAAACAAGCTGGCATCCAG GGCATGCCGCCTGAAGAAGAAAGCACAGTATGAGGCCAATAAAGTCAAGCTGTGGGGCCTCAACACAGAATATG ATCGTATTCTTTTTGTGATTAATGCCATTAAAGAAGAGATCGTGAGCAGGGTGCAGAATCTGAGAGGGGACAAGGGAACAAAAATGGTTGAAAAACTCGACCAGCTCATTAAGGAAACTCTTG TGAGGTCTCCAGTGGCCAGTCAGACATCTGAGTTTGTGAACCAGATCCTGGAGAACACGGCGAGGGGAGATCCTACTGGGGGCCTGGTGGGGCTCCGCGTGCCGACCTCAAAGGTGTAG
- the crebrf gene encoding CREB3 regulatory factor isoform X2, translated as MPQPSISGMDPPFGDAFQNYSFADQALTSTDLLASSSDPDFMYELDRDMTCRQSPRGNIMSVGDCKEMEGMDHFTEVDNDPTCNSNFEHWDTYWEDLTKYTKLTNCDIWGTKEVDFLGLDDFSSPYQDEEVIGKTPTLAQLNSEDSQPVCDTLYHPDLILGQKPHTLTPSINRKKASCRLAASSSTMGRNPLPDYAEGVQKATRPVPSSTETISKAQAQNPKVMSLTSDSKDYVRKAKVRINAAPRRPMMDAAPAQANLTIDSSFAENRNTPVPTTNAATATTTAAAAAATAAAAAATTASPTPSAAATAVASAVEDKKLEKPRVEVAPVLEFSAPAVVSRELFPAAGGSQELFPPGTLGSAEASLKKEEEHNYSLFVTEAKPAGREEPEMEEEEEEEEEEEEEEEEEEEEEEEVDEPDEPDLEEEDHDEGFGSEHELSENEEEEEEEEDYEDDKDDDMSDTFSEQGCDNDAVEDMKGVTAGFSRKRGKRRYFWEYSEQLTPSKQERMLKPSEWDRDTLPSNMYQRNGLHHGKYTVKKSRRTDVEDLTPNPRKLLQIGNELRKLNKVISDLTPVSELPLTARPRSRKEKNKLASRACRLKKKAQYEANKVKLWGLNTEYDRILFVINAIKEEIVSRVQNLRGDKGTKMVEKLDQLIKETLVRSPVASQTSEFVNQILENTARGDPTGGLVGLRVPTSKV; from the exons ATGCCTCAG CCTAGCATAAGTGGAATGGATCCTCCTTTTGGGGATGCCTTTCAGAACTACAGCTTTGCTGACCAGGCACTGACCAGCACTGATCTACTGGCGAGCAGCTCCGATCCTGATTTCATGTATGAACTG GACCGAGATATGACTTGCAGACAGAGTCCGAGAGGCAACATCATGTCTGTGGGGGACTGCAAAGAGATGGAAGGCATGGACCACTTTACAGAGGTGGACAACGACCCCACTTGCAACTCCAATTTCGAACACTGGGACACGTACTGGGAGGACTTGACCAAGTACACCAAGCTGACCAACTGCGACATCTGGGGGACGAAGGAGGTGGATTTCCTGGGTCTGGATGACTTCTCCAGCCCTTACCAGGATGAAGAGGTGATTGGGAAGACGCCCACCTTGGCGCAGCTCAACAGCGAGGACTCCCAGCCTGTGTGCGACACCCTCTACCACCCCGACCTGatcctgggtcagaagccgcataCCCTCACTCCTTCCATCAACAGGAAGAAGGCGAGCTGCAGGCTGGCAGCCTCCAGCTCCACGATGGGCAGGAACCCGCTGCCAGATTACGCAGAGGGCGTGCAGAAAGCTACCAGGCCTGTGCCTTCCAGCACGGAGACAATCTCCAAGGCTCAGGCCCAGAACCCCAAGGTGATGTCGCTGACCTCGGACAGCAAGGACTATGTGCGCAAGGCCAAGGTCAGGATTAATGCGGCTCCCCGCAGACCGATGATGGATGCCGCTCCTGCACAGGCCAACCTCACCATCGACTCCTCATTCGCTGAGAACCGCAACACACCTGTTCCTACCACCAATGCAGCTACAGCCACCACCactgctgctgccgctgctgctactgctgctgctgcagctgcCACCACGGCCTCCCCCACTCCTTCTGCTGCGGCCACAGCAGTGGCTTCAGCCGTGGAGGACAAGAAGTTGGAAAAGCCCAGGGTGGAGGTGGCCCCAGTTCTGGAATTCAGTGCCCCAGCCGTGGTCTCCCGAGAACTGTTTCCAGCAGCAGGGGGCAGTCAGGAGCTTTTTCCTCCGGGCACCCTGGGGAGTGCTGAGGCCTCCCTGAAAAAGGAGGAAGAGCACAACTACTCCCTGTTCGTCACAGAGGCCAAGCCGGCCGGCAGAGAGGAGCCGGAgatggaagaagaagaagaggaggaggaggaggaggaggaggaagaggaggaggaggaggaggaggaggaagaggtggATGAGCCAGATGAGCCAGACTTGGAGGAGGAGGACCATGATGAGGGCTTCGGCAGCGAGCACGAGCTGTCTGagaatgaggaggaggaggaagaagaggaggattATGAGGACGATAAGGACGATGACATGAGCGACACCTTTTCCGAACAAG GGTGTGACAATGACGCAGTGGAGGACATGAAGGGTGTGACGGCAGGTTTCTCCAGGAAGAGGGGCAAGCGCCGATACTTCTGGGAGTACAGCGAGCAGCTCACCCCCTCCAAGCAGGAGCGGATGCTAAAGCCCTCTGAGTGGGACAGAGACACATTGCCTAGCAACATGTACCAGAGGAATGGCCTGCATCACG GAAAGTACACGGTCAAGAAATCCCGCCGCACGGATGTGGAAGACCTCACTCCCAACCCCAGGAAGCTGCTCCAAATTGGGAACGAGCTGCGCAAGCTCAACAAGGTGATTAGTGACCTGACTCCAGTGAGCGAGCTCCCGCTGACCGCCCGGCCACGCTCCCGCAAGGAGAAAAACAAGCTGGCATCCAG GGCATGCCGCCTGAAGAAGAAAGCACAGTATGAGGCCAATAAAGTCAAGCTGTGGGGCCTCAACACAGAATATG ATCGTATTCTTTTTGTGATTAATGCCATTAAAGAAGAGATCGTGAGCAGGGTGCAGAATCTGAGAGGGGACAAGGGAACAAAAATGGTTGAAAAACTCGACCAGCTCATTAAGGAAACTCTTG TGAGGTCTCCAGTGGCCAGTCAGACATCTGAGTTTGTGAACCAGATCCTGGAGAACACGGCGAGGGGAGATCCTACTGGGGGCCTGGTGGGGCTCCGCGTGCCGACCTCAAAGGTGTAG